The sequence TTCGAGCGCCCCGGCATCTCCGGGCGCATGGACATCGCCGTCATCGAGGACGAGGGCCGTGACGAGGAGGGCAATCTCGTGTTCCGCGCCCGCCGGACGCTGGTGGTCCGCGCCACCAAGGAGACGCCGTGATGCCCGCTCGCAAGCTGTACTTCGAGTCCATCCGCGTAGGCGACGAGCTGCCGGCCCTGGCCAAGGCCCCCGTCGACCGCGTGCAATTGTCCCGCTACGCCGGCGCCTCCGGTGACTACAACCCCGTCCACGTGGACGAGGTCTACGCCAAGAGCGTGGGCATGCCGAGCGTCTACGCCCCCGGCATGCTCGTCATGGGCATGCTGGGCCAGCTCATCAGCGACTGGGCCCGCGGCGGCCAGATGCGGCGCTACAACGTGCGCTTCATCAAGATGGTCTGGCCGGGCGACACTGTCGTCTGCAAGGGCCGCGTCAGCGACAGGCACGGCACCGGCGGCCGCTACTTCGTCGAAATCGACCTCTGGGCGGAGAACCAGCGCGGTGAGCTGGTGATGAAGGGCAGCTCGCAAATCCAGCTCTTCTACTCGCTCGAGGACGAGAACCGGCAGCGCTCCGGCCAGTCGCCCATCGTCGTGGAGGTACCGCGCGAGAGCCTGTCCACCGCCGCTCCGGCCAGCGGCGCGGCGGCCACCGGGGGCGAGGCTCCTTCCGAGGAGGGCGAGGAGGGGGACGAGCGCCGCGCCGGTGCCTCCTCCAAGAAGACCGCCCCGCGCGAGAAGCCCGCTGCCAAGACGGCGACGCTTCCCTCCGCCAAGAAGGCGAAGAAGTAGTCACACCCATCCGCACTTGACGGGCGGTTCTGACCGCCCCTCAACGCGCGGTGTCATTCAGGGTTGACTCAAAAATCAGTCGCCGCCACACTTCCTGCGTTACATCCGGGCCACTGACCCCTTTGCCCTCCTGGAGGGCAGGCAGTGAGCCGTCACGCAGGAGTGGCCATGTCCGCCGGCATCAACACCTACAAGACCGACCTTCGAGAGATTTTCTTCACGCTGTTCGAGCAGTTCGGCTTCGGCCAGGTGTCCGGCCAGGCCCCATACGAGGCCTGGGGCCCGGATGAGGCCAAGGCGGTGCTCACGGAGACGTACCGCTTCGCGCGTGAGGTGCTCGGGCCCCTCAACTCGGTGGGCGACCGCGAGGGCTGCCGGGTGGAGAACGGCGCCGTCTTTACCCCCACCGGATTCAAGGACGCGTGGAAGAAGCTCTACGAGCAGGGCTTCAAGACGGTCGCGGTGGACCCCGAGCACGGCGGCCAGGGCGCGCCGATGATGCTCCAGGTGACGGTGGAGGAGCTTCTCTCCGGCGCCAACACCGCCTTCAACATGTACCCCGGCCTGGCCTTCGGCGCGGCTGAGGTCATCGCCGAGTGCGGCACGCCCGCCCAGCAGAAGATGTACGTGGAGCGCATGCTCAACGGGACTTGGGGCGGCACCATGTGCCTCACCGAGCCGCACGCCGGCTCCGACGTGGGCGCGGCCAAGTCCACCGCCCGCCGCAACGCCGACGGTACGTACAACATCCGCGGCACCAAGATTTTCATCTCGGGCGGCGACCACGACATGGCGGACAACATCATCCACCTCGTGCTCGCGCGCATCGACGGCGCCTCGCCGGGCACCAAGGGCCTATCGCTGTTCATCGTCCCCAAGCTGCGCATCAACGCGGACGGCAGCGCCGGCAAGCCCAACGACGTGGGCGTGGGCTCCATCGAGCACAAGATGGGCATCAACGGCTCCGCCACCTGTGTCCTCAACTTCGGTGAGAACGACGCGTGTGTGGGCGAGCTCGTGGGCACCGTCGAGCACGTCGGCATGAGCCAGATGTTCAAGATGATGAACGGCGCGCGCATCGCCGTGGGCATCCAGGGCCTCGGGCTCGCGTCGGCCGCGTACTACAACGCGCTGGACTACGCGAAGGACCGCAAGCAGGGCTCGCACTTCACCAAGTGGAAGGACCCCACCGCGCCCCGCGCCGCCATCATCGAGCACCCGGACGTCCGCCGCATGCTGCTGGACATGAAGGCGCACGTGGAGGGCATCCGCTCGCTCATCATCAAGCTGGCCATGCACCTGGACAAGGCGCGCCAGCTGTCCGGCAAGGACGACGACGCGGCCACCTACCACCGCGGCCAGGTGGAGCTGCTCACCCCGCTGGTGAAGGCCTATGGCTCCGACCAGGCCTTCCGCCTGTGCGCCCAGGCCATCCAGGTCTACGGCGGCGCCGGCTACATCCAGGACTACCCGGTGGAGCAGTACACGCGCGACTCGAAGATCTTCTCCATCTACGAGGGCACCAACCACATCCAGGCCATGGACCTGGTGGGCCGCAAGCTGGGTCAGGCCGGCGGCATGCACTTCCAGCAGTTCATGGGTGACGTGGGGGCCTTCATCGAGGCCAACCGCGAGCACGCCGTGTACGGCGAGGCCGTGAAGACGCTGGCGTCCGCGCAGGAGGCCCTGATGGCCAGCGCGATGACGGTGTTCGGCTGGTCGCAGGACGGCGCGAAGTTCCCGCTGATTCCGCTCTCCTCCAACCGCTTCCTGCAGATGATGTCCGAGGTGGCGGTGGGCTGGCTGCTGCTGGACGCGGCCGTCATCGCGGAGAAGGCCCAGGCCTCGGTGTCCGCGGACCACCCGGACCGCGCCTTCTACGAGGGCAAGAAGTTCAGCGCCCTCTACTACGCCCGCAACGTGCTGCCCGGCGTGGAGCAGGCCGCGCGCCTGATTGCCGCCGAGGACACCTCGCCGATGGACATCTCGGACGCCGCCTTCGGCACCGTCTGAGCCGTCGCCCCATGCCCCATGCCCCATGCCCCATGATGCGGGGCGCCTGAAACACCTGAGGCCACCCGGGCTCCTTCGCCTGGGTGGCCTCTGTGTTTTCCAACAGCCCGCGGGGCTGGGACTCCTCGCCGGAGCCCGTGGGGGCCGGGCTACTCGCTGCCCTCGCGCACGCCGATGGCGAGCTGGCCGAGGCCGGCTTTCTTGGCGAGCTCCATCACCTGCACCACGGTGCCGTGCGGGACGCCCTCGTCGGCCTGCACGATGACCACGGTGTCCGGGTCCTTGAGCCTCGCGTCGTCGAACGTCTTCTTCAGCTCCTCCTCGGAGACGACGTTGCCAGCGAGCACGAAGCGCCCGTCCGCGAGCACCGCCACGGACAAATCCGTGCTCTTCGCGGTGACGTCCGCGGCGCCGCCCTTGGGCAGGTTCACCTTGAGGCCCGCCTTCGCGCCACCTCCGGGCCCCTGCTGGACGATGACGGAGCTGGTCACCATGAAGATGATGAGCAGCACCAGGAAGATGTCGGTGAGGGGGGTGATGTTGATTTCCGCGAAGACGCCCTCTTCGCCCTCGCTGTCACCCGGTGTCTTGCCCATGGCCATGGTGTGGGTCCTCCGGGCTCAGGCCAGCTTCGCGTCGGTGCGCGGCACGGCGGGCGGCTGCGACTCGCGGGTGGGGGTGGGCTCGGGAGGCGGGGGAGCGCCCGAGGCGCGCTCCTTGAGCAGCTCCACGAACTCGTCACCGAGCAGGCGCAGCTCCACCAGCACGCGCGACAGGCGGGCCTGGAAGTAGTTGTAGAAGAGCATCGCCTGCACCGCGACGAGGATGCCCACGGCGGTGGCGACGAGCGCCTCGGAGATGCCCGTCATCACGGCCGCGCTGCCTCCGCTGCCGCCGGACTCCACGTCCAGGCCCAGGTCCTTGAACGAGCGCATGATGCCCGCCACCGTGCCGAACAGGCCGACGAAGGGCGTAATCGAGCCGATGGTGGCGAGCATCCACAGGTTGCGGCGCAGCTTGAGGCCCACCTGGGCGCGCTCGCGTTCCACGGCGGCCTCTACTCCGGCACCACCGTTGGCGCGAGTGCGCTCCAGCCGGTCGAAGCCGGCGAGGAAGATGTCGGCGGCCACCGTGTCGGAGCGCTCGGCGGCGGTGCGGGCGGCGGCCACGTCGCCGCGCAGCAGGTGCTTGTTCACCGTCTCGCCGAGCGTGCGGGAGCGCTCGCTCACCCCCCACAGCGCGATGAGTCGTTCAATCGCCACGACCAGCGCGATGACGGAGGCGAAAATCAAAAGGGCGAGGGTGACGCCGCCCAGACGAAGGTAATGAAGGATGTCGTTCAGGCTCATTGGAGGGTGACCGGGCAGGGCGGCCTAGCCCAGACTAGGAGATATGAACCGCGCAGCCGCCGCAATCTTCCTGGCAGTCCTCTGTTCTGCCTGCCCCAAGCGAATCGAGTTCGGTCCGGAGGGCGAGCTCACCGACGCGAACGTCGTCTACCAGCGCGTCCGCGAGAACCAGGACAACATCCTGACCCTGGAGGGTGACTCCAAGCTGCGCGTCGAGTCTCCCCAGGGCAGCGGCACGCTGAGCATGTTCGTTTCCGTCACCCGGCCGGCCCTCCTGCACCTGGAGACCTTCGACTTCTTCAACCGGCCGCTTGCCTCCCTGGTGTCGGACGGAAAGGGCTTCGGCCTCTACCAGACGGAGACGAACACCTACTACCAGGGCCCCGCGAGCCCGGAGAACGTGTCCCGCTTCCTGCCGGTGGTGCTGCCCAACCAGGAGCTGGTGGCCATCATGCTCGGCCAGGTACCGCTCATCCCCCCGGAGCGGATGACGCTGGAGCTGGACCGCAAGGAGGGTGTCTACGTGCTGACGCTCTACCAGGGGCCCGCCACCCAGGTGCTCCAGGTGCATACCAAGTACCTGCGGGTGATGAAGAGCCAGGTCCGGGGCGTGCCGGGGTACGACCTGGGCTTCGACGACTTCCAGGAGAAGGGCTCCCTCATCTTCCCCGGCAAGGTGGAGCTGGTGGCCGAGCAGGCGAAGACGCGTCTGCAACTTCGCTACCAGCAGATTTCGCTCAACGGGCGGCCGGACCTGACGCTGTACGAGCTGCTCCCCCCCGAGGGGGCCAAGGTGGTGGAGGTGGACGAGCGGGGCCGGGAGCTGCCGCCTGGGGCCCCCTCGCAGCCTCCCGCCTCGTCCGAGCCCCCGGCGGCGGCGCCGGGTTCCTGACCGGGCAGGCGTGGAAGAAGGGGCGCTGACCGCCGAGTCGATCTACAGTGGCCCCTACGACATGGCACAGATCAAGCTCGGAGAATTGCTGATCAAGGCAAACGTGCTGCAGGAGAGCCAGCTCAAGGCCGCGCTCGCCGAACAGGCGAAGTGGGGCGGAAAGCTCGGCGAAATCCTGGTCCGGATGAGCCTCGTCTCCGAGGACATCCTGGTGCGCGCATTGTCGAAGCAGCTTGGCATGCCGGCGGTGAACCTGGACGCGGTGCAGATGGTGCCGCCGCACGTGAAGGCGAAGATTTCCGCGCAGACGGCGCGGGACTTCTCCGTGCTGCCGCTCCAGCTCCGCGACGACGGCAAGACGTTGGTGGTGGCGATGTCCGACCCGCTCAACGTGCGGATGCTGGACGAGCTGCGCGCCGTCACCAAGTGCCGCATCGTCCCCAACGTGGCGGGCCGCAGCTCCATCGCCCGGGCCTTCTCGCGCATCTACGAGGAGAACGCCGAGCTGGAGGACGCGGACACCAACTTCAAGGTGGTGGACGCGCAGGGCCGCACGGTGGTGAAGAACCTCAAGGACCTGGACCCGGCGGCCGCCGCCGTGGCCGCCGCACCCGCCGCCGCGGCCCGTCCTGCCACGCCCCCGCCCGCCGCCACGCGCCCGAGCACGGAAGTGCCCGCGGTGCGCCCGTCGTCGTCCGGCGGTGGAGGCAGCCCCGCGGAGCTCCTGCGCAGCGTGGAGGACGTGCAGCGCAAGGAGGTCGCCGCCCTCAAGGCGATGGTGGAGCTGCTCATCGAGAAGGGCGTGTTCTCGCGCGAGGAGTACCTCGCCAAGGTCAAGCGGTAGTCCCGGCCCATGCGCAAGAAGATTGGAGAGCTGCTCATCGAGGCGGGCGTGGTGACGGAGCAGCAGGTGCGGGCGGCGCTCAGCCGCCGCGGCGCTCCGGGCCACCAGAGGCTGGGCGAAGTGCTCGTGGCCCAGGGGCTGTGCA comes from Pyxidicoccus parkwaysis and encodes:
- a CDS encoding MaoC family dehydratase yields the protein MPARKLYFESIRVGDELPALAKAPVDRVQLSRYAGASGDYNPVHVDEVYAKSVGMPSVYAPGMLVMGMLGQLISDWARGGQMRRYNVRFIKMVWPGDTVVCKGRVSDRHGTGGRYFVEIDLWAENQRGELVMKGSSQIQLFYSLEDENRQRSGQSPIVVEVPRESLSTAAPASGAAATGGEAPSEEGEEGDERRAGASSKKTAPREKPAAKTATLPSAKKAKK
- a CDS encoding acyl-CoA dehydrogenase; this encodes MSAGINTYKTDLREIFFTLFEQFGFGQVSGQAPYEAWGPDEAKAVLTETYRFAREVLGPLNSVGDREGCRVENGAVFTPTGFKDAWKKLYEQGFKTVAVDPEHGGQGAPMMLQVTVEELLSGANTAFNMYPGLAFGAAEVIAECGTPAQQKMYVERMLNGTWGGTMCLTEPHAGSDVGAAKSTARRNADGTYNIRGTKIFISGGDHDMADNIIHLVLARIDGASPGTKGLSLFIVPKLRINADGSAGKPNDVGVGSIEHKMGINGSATCVLNFGENDACVGELVGTVEHVGMSQMFKMMNGARIAVGIQGLGLASAAYYNALDYAKDRKQGSHFTKWKDPTAPRAAIIEHPDVRRMLLDMKAHVEGIRSLIIKLAMHLDKARQLSGKDDDAATYHRGQVELLTPLVKAYGSDQAFRLCAQAIQVYGGAGYIQDYPVEQYTRDSKIFSIYEGTNHIQAMDLVGRKLGQAGGMHFQQFMGDVGAFIEANREHAVYGEAVKTLASAQEALMASAMTVFGWSQDGAKFPLIPLSSNRFLQMMSEVAVGWLLLDAAVIAEKAQASVSADHPDRAFYEGKKFSALYYARNVLPGVEQAARLIAAEDTSPMDISDAAFGTV
- a CDS encoding ExbD/TolR family protein → MAMGKTPGDSEGEEGVFAEINITPLTDIFLVLLIIFMVTSSVIVQQGPGGGAKAGLKVNLPKGGAADVTAKSTDLSVAVLADGRFVLAGNVVSEEELKKTFDDARLKDPDTVVIVQADEGVPHGTVVQVMELAKKAGLGQLAIGVREGSE
- a CDS encoding MotA/TolQ/ExbB proton channel family protein; translated protein: MSLNDILHYLRLGGVTLALLIFASVIALVVAIERLIALWGVSERSRTLGETVNKHLLRGDVAAARTAAERSDTVAADIFLAGFDRLERTRANGGAGVEAAVERERAQVGLKLRRNLWMLATIGSITPFVGLFGTVAGIMRSFKDLGLDVESGGSGGSAAVMTGISEALVATAVGILVAVQAMLFYNYFQARLSRVLVELRLLGDEFVELLKERASGAPPPPEPTPTRESQPPAVPRTDAKLA
- a CDS encoding DUF4292 domain-containing protein; protein product: MNRAAAAIFLAVLCSACPKRIEFGPEGELTDANVVYQRVRENQDNILTLEGDSKLRVESPQGSGTLSMFVSVTRPALLHLETFDFFNRPLASLVSDGKGFGLYQTETNTYYQGPASPENVSRFLPVVLPNQELVAIMLGQVPLIPPERMTLELDRKEGVYVLTLYQGPATQVLQVHTKYLRVMKSQVRGVPGYDLGFDDFQEKGSLIFPGKVELVAEQAKTRLQLRYQQISLNGRPDLTLYELLPPEGAKVVEVDERGRELPPGAPSQPPASSEPPAAAPGS
- a CDS encoding general secretion pathway protein GspE; translation: MAQIKLGELLIKANVLQESQLKAALAEQAKWGGKLGEILVRMSLVSEDILVRALSKQLGMPAVNLDAVQMVPPHVKAKISAQTARDFSVLPLQLRDDGKTLVVAMSDPLNVRMLDELRAVTKCRIVPNVAGRSSIARAFSRIYEENAELEDADTNFKVVDAQGRTVVKNLKDLDPAAAAVAAAPAAAARPATPPPAATRPSTEVPAVRPSSSGGGGSPAELLRSVEDVQRKEVAALKAMVELLIEKGVFSREEYLAKVKR